In Mercurialis annua linkage group LG5, ddMerAnnu1.2, whole genome shotgun sequence, a single genomic region encodes these proteins:
- the LOC130015552 gene encoding uncharacterized protein LOC130015552, translating into MVQSLSEAAVCKLFPTTLKGPAAIWYQSLKEGSIRSFDELAKAFRTHFAPSIQRKKKSSDLKLCYQKPGESLPSYIGRFNAEAVEVGNLNDDTVIDAMKDNTMMMAFRDNLITNMTARQDRFRPRNQHQVGPQRAEPHRPVKVEDQAFIPLNTPRSHILMWIQNNNEPVRYPPKLQHEGDRKKYCQFHDGHGHVTDECGSLKMEIDRLVQVGWLKDFVAQNKKYSSGGSYRGEHSGKREEAPPPKRQNVSGVINTIAGGMADPEYKRGRRKRQKVVMNISVAKPLPEVSFSSTDGEVIDFPHQDPLVISGLIKNFWVMRQLVDEGSSVNLITKQAYLGIGCSVLNLKPVKTPLVGLGGTPVQAEGVAELTVELGKENGSPRGGLIGITKKFKTLFMVVDMPLAYNVILGRPMLYNTGAVTCIKYLCMKIPTEEGVVTVKGRQDVAKQCYLASMRGVSEM; encoded by the exons ATGGTACAAAGCTTGTCCGAAGCCGCTGTCTGCAAGCTTTTTCCAACAACCCTAAAAGGACCGGCTGCCATCTGGTATCAAAGTCTGAAAGAAGGTTCTATTCGAAGTTTTGACGAGCTAGCAAAAGCTTTCCGAACTCATTTTGCACCGAGCATACAGCGGAAGAAAAAGTCCAGTGACCTAAAACTTTGTTATCAAAAACCGGGAGAAAGTTTGCCAAGTTATATCGGCAGATTTAATGCCGAAGCCGTCGAAGTAGGAAACTTGAATGATGATACCGTGATAGATGCAATGAAAGACAACACAATGATGATGGCCTTCCGAGATAACCTGATAACAAATATG ACGGCTAGGCAAGACAGGTTCAGGCCAAGAAACCAACATCAAGTCGGTCCACAACGAGCAGAACCACACCGACCAGTGAAAGTAGAAGACCAAGCCTTCATTCCACTCAATACACCGAGATCACACATCCTAATGTGGATACAGAACAACAATGAACCAGTAAGATACCCACCCAAGCTTCAGCACGAGGGAGATAGGAAAAAATACTGTCAATTCCACGATGGCCATGGCCATGTCACCGACGAATGTGGAAGTCTGAAAATGGAAATTGATCGATTGGTGCAAGTCGGCTGGTTAAAAGACTTTGTAGCACAAAACAAAAAGTACAGCTCGGGAGGAAGTTACCGAGGCGAGCATAGTGGAAAAAGAGAGGAGGCGCCACCGCCCAAAAGACAAAATGTATCGGGGGTAATAAACACTATAGCAGGCGGTATGGCCGACCCAGAATACAAACGAGGAAGACGCAAAAGGCAAAAAGTAGTGATGAATATATCGGTCGCTAAACCTCTACCCGAAGTTAGTTTCAGCTCGACCGATGGCGAAGTAATAGATTTTCCACACCAAGACCCCTTGGTAATCTCGGGGTTAATCAAAAATTTTTGGGTAATGAGGCAACTGGTCGATGAAGGAAGCTCAGTTAACCTCATCACAAAGCAGGCATACCTCGGTATAGGATGCTCCGTTCTCAATCTCAAACCAGTCAAAACTCCCCTAGTCGGCCTGGGAGGAACACCGGTACAAGCAGAAGGAGTTGCGGAATTAACGGTGGAGTTAGGAAAAGAAAATGGCTCACCAAGAGGAGGCCTGATTGGCAtcacaaagaaattcaaaactCTATTCATGGTTGTCGACATGCCACTTGCTTACAACGTCATACTCGGCAGACCAATGTTATACAACACCGGGGCTGTCACATGCATCAAATACTTGTGTATGAAAATACCGACCGAAGAAGGAGTGGTGACAGTCAAAGGAAGGCAAGACGTAGCCAAGCAATGCTACTTGGCATCAATGAGGGGAGTATCAGAaatgtaa